DNA from Clarias gariepinus isolate MV-2021 ecotype Netherlands chromosome 8, CGAR_prim_01v2, whole genome shotgun sequence:
GTGTCTTCAGTTTCTTACTTTTGTACAACCAAATACACTTGTAAAGTAACTTCTAAAGGACAGGCAAAATAGATTTaaggttgggtttttttttgtcttttcattgactaaaaaaatctcaaaattgctaataaattacaaaataaaatgcatcttTGTGGCTTTCTGGAGGGAATTCTTACCAAGTGGTTTGTGACAGGTTTTCACTATGGCTGTCTATTCTTTTTGCAACACTATTATTTAGTAAGCtttccatggcaacagctgAGACCCCTCTATTGTTGAATTTTTTAAGCAAATTTTAACATTCATTATGTTAGTATTAATTCCCATTAAACATGCCCCTTTatcatttttcatcattttgagtaaaaaaaattctatatttcTACCCTGATGCCCAGGGACAAATATACTTTTAATGCCAATATGACCAAATATTTCCAATTAAAATATCAACTGTGATTTTCAGGATAAAATTTTccccaaaatctttttttttcgatCGTGTCTTTCACCTATTTGATTCCTTTAATAATATTCATACATTTATATTCTTCATCTTTAGTCAGCTTTGAACTTTTCATTCTCTGTCATTTGAGCTCCTTCTCTCTCCTCCGCTCCAACGCAGATTTGTTTAAATGGTGTCAGTCATGCTATGCCTCTGGCTTGGTGATGATACATAGAAAGAGTCAcgcatgcacaaatacacacaaacacacatatacacatacttaCACAAAACTCCCAGCTGGTTGCTGGTTGTAGGTGGAGCGGGGAAAGCCTGTTTGTCCAGTCATGCACTGTTAGTGTGGAGGTGGATAGGGAGAGAGGGACGAGGGATCCAAAACTTGAAAGCAAGTGGAGGCGGTGTTGAATAACATGGACATCCTCAGGCTCTTCATGCTTTCTCCGCctatctatctgtttgtctgtctgtctgtctgtctgtctgttacttTTTCTCTCTGCCTTATACtgatgtcattttttattaCGGAACTTTTGCTGTGTTTGATGcactgacaaaataaaatactattCTGATACGTTTTTGAAGGTACCATCAATGTAAATGTTCTTATGGGTAAAATGTTGTCCTTGATGTAATCCCATTGACTCAGTGACTCAATTTAACTATACTAATATTTGCTCGCTCTCTTAGGTCAGCTGCTCAGTCTCGTTTGGTTGTCCCCAAAACACTGAGAAAACTCAGGAGGGACCGTTCCTTTTCTGTCGTGGGTCCTAAACTATGGAATGATCTGCCGTTGCTGACTGATATtcctgtgttttattaaaactgatactaatttttttgtgttgtaaCCTATTCTTGTTAGGCTGTGTACAGCACTTTGGCTGaccttgttgttttttaaagtgctcTATAAATAAAGTTGGATTGGAGTTGGATTGGAACTATAGTTTAGCCTGAAGCACtatcctatacacacacaccgaatATATATACGCATATACACACCCAAGTGATAGACGTTGTGTAGCTCAATGTATAGTAAACACActagtaaaattgtaaaattagaAATCAGAGAATAACAACCAAAGAAAACATTATCAAGGTAGAATGCGTATTTTATGTGtgacaatttattatttagctACGtaccttttaatattttagggTTGTACTTTATTATAGTCAATATATACTATACGCTGTCTATGTGCAACATACTCCCCAAACTGTAGATATACCAGGGAGATATGTTATGTGGTTGGGTTGACAGCTTGACGCCTGATTGTATCTGAGCTTGAAGGTGAAGGACCTTGCACAACAGTGGCAGCCCAGTGGTGTCAGGGCGCGAACTAGGAACCTTCCAATCAGGAGTTCAACAAAAAAATTAGTACATTACAAATATACCAATATAAActattaactatttatttaagcTATGATTTTTATGGTACCTCAACATACGAGCACTCCGCCCCcgtgtttcctttttttctgcaaaactTAGTGAAGACATACCACCAAAATGgtatcaagaaaaaaaatgaagccactttctgtttaatttttaaagcagcaaaTGCCAAAAGAATCATAAACTAGGGTTAAATGAGgcttaatgtatatttaatattttacttcatttacatgtcttttctaaatgtttggattgtttttatacacaaaaatataattatagtgttggaaattggtaatattggtaatatttcgGGTGGCTTGAACGGATTATCTGcctttacattatttacatatGGAAAAATGTGTTTCGCAATACAAACTTTCGCTTTAGGAACGCGCCgaacggattaaattcgtatgccaaggtaccacaCTGTATTATGCTGAATAAAATTCTCCATTAAACCCCTAAAGAAACATTAATTTCAAAAAGTGTACATTACACCAGCTCTAGGGTGGCTAACTTCTCCTCTGTAAAGTATGACTCTGAGACTGAAGCTTCTCACTATGGAAGACGCAGGAAAACCACTCCTAAATGGTGCCAAGAAACAAGCCGCGTGCACACTTCTCTCCGGTCCTATCCTCCTCTTCTCGGTGCAGTCATCATTGCCGGGCTGGGTGCCCGCTCTCTCCCATCCCCGCCCCTCCCCGTTGGCTCGTGCGCGCGCGAGCGACTCGGTGTCTGTGGACCAATGTGCGCACGGCACAACTTCCCTCAAGCCTTATCGGATACGTTGGctcgtgcgcgcgcgcgcccgTTCTCCTAGGTTGCCAGATTGtgtcaacttttttttctgtctattaACAGTtcaaaacacattaaaactATGTTCAAGTTGATGTACAATTACAGGTTTTCAATTAACATTATAACAAACATATACAGCGCGCAAAGCTTTAATAAATGTGCTTAAAATGAGTAACCTATCCAAACCCGTAGCCATCGTTCCACTACGGTTGTGCGGGGCACCGCGCAATCTGGCAACGCCGCCCCTCCTCTTCCGTTTTTCCACCCCCTCGCTCGAGCCTGACCCGGTTGATGACGTAGGAGAGATTCCGTGGTGCCCACCGACGTAGGCGCCGCGCCGCCGGGCGACTATAAACGGCAGCCGGTGCGAGCTTTCGGCACTCGCTCTCATCAGTCGCTCCGACTCAGGAACCAGAGCATCAGCGGAGATAGCAAGGACCCGCTCGCCTCCTTAAGGCTAACTCGCTTTCGGCTTTGGTTCGGAATGGAAACTTCTGTCTTTACGCGGAGCCGACGAAGCTCCATGGCGCACGACTTCAAGAGTAAGTATCTTCTGCACTTTGCTTATTTCTTAGGCTGCGCTCTATTTCAAACTTCTCttgctttaaaatgttattcTCTCAATGATCTTAGtattatagttttataatattatgtacATATGATTTAAACTTATAGTAAATGAATATCTGTTACGCACAGAAGTGATACAACATTCAAAgttgtttaaatacattttgtggaACTTTGTGACgagtttcttttacttttagttTAATCATGATTCTTTTAGAAGCTGAATAGTTCATTTTTAACTTAAGTCAACTTTTGCAGGGTTTTGCCAGATTATGTTTGTTGCAAACGCATTAGAACCTAGAACATGCTTTACATACTTAAATATGTCACTCAGCACTCAGTTATAGGAAACTCATTATGTGAGCAGTTACTTTAGAGTCTGAGCTACTTTCTTAATAGACCATGTTATGTCTGTTTTCTTAGGTGGTCTCTCGCTCTGGCTGGTGGTCTGGCTTGTTGTGGTTAAGCCTGCACCTGTGCAGAGCTGtccacacctgtgtgtgtgttacccatCTCCCATGACCGTGAGCTGCCAGGCGCAGAACTTCACCGTTGTGCCCACCGGTGTCCCTTATGAGTCCCAGCGCGTCTTTCTGCAAAACAACCGCATCACAGAGCTGAGAGTGGGCTCTTTTGGTTTTGGGACTCAGGTATGTGAGTCTATAAGATACAGTTTTAGATTGTGTCATGAGTATTGTTCTTGTAAAGTATtaagtgtaaatgtattatcttaaactaattttttattctCACCTTTTTCCCCTTATcgcttccttttcttttcacatTCCTCACTACCCCTCCCCTCCCCCATGCTTTCTTTTCAACTATTTTCTTTACACCTATCTCTCCCTTCATTTCCTTTACCCTCTCTGCTTTTCTATCTTGCACCTCTCTCTTCAGGTTCTGTGGCTCTTCTCCAACAATATTACTTGGATTGAGGCTGGTGCTTTCGGTGAGATGCGTGATCTGGAGGAGCTGGATCTGGGTGATAATCCTCATCTGCACCGTCTGGAGGGAGGAGCTTTCCGTGGCCTGGAGAAGCTGCAGAGCCTCCACATGCACCGCTGTCGTCTGGCTGCCCTCCCCCATAACATCTTCCACAAGCTCTACAGCTTACAGTATCTCTATCTGCAAGAGAACCAGCTCCATTTCCTCCAGGATGACCTGTTTGCTGATCTTATCAACCTCAGCCAGCTCTTCCTGCATGGCAACCGCATCCGCACGCTGTCTGAGAATGTGTTCCGAGGCTTGGTCAATCTGGACCGCCTGCTGCTGCACGACAATCGCATCCGCCAGGTTAACCGCCGCGCCTTCCGAGACCTGGGCCGCCTCACCATGCTCTTCCTCTTCAACAACTCATTGGTTGAGCTTCCTGGCCAGACAATGCGTGATGTGGAGTCCATCCAGTTCCTGCGGCTTAACAACAATCCCTGGGCCTGTGGTTGTGAGGCTCGTCCTCTCTGGGACTTCTTCAGGTCCAACCGGGTCTCCAGTTCTGAGCTGCTCTGTAGCACTCCTACTTCTCGCCGTGGCCAGGACCTTCGCTTCCTGCGTGAGATGGACTTTGCTCTGTGCCCCCTGCCTGATCCTGGCTCCCTGGCTGGAACCACCACCACTACCTTCAGCACCAAGACCCGCTGGTGGTTCTCCAAACACAAGCCCATCAGCTCCACCAAGGGCATTTTTGAGAAGAACACAGAAACCCTGAAAGCCCATCCTTTCTCTGCTGGTAAACCCTCAATCACATCCACATCCACGAAGTATGAGCTGGGTGAGGAAGAGGCGCTGCTCCCTAAATTGGACAAAGAAGAGTATTGGGCCAACTATGGCAATGAGGATGCAGGTATCACCTCACTGCGTTGCTTCGAAGTGGAATGCCCTGACTTTGATACCCTTCCCCCCTTCGCGTCCTCATCTTCTTCCTTACCTTCCACTCTCTTGCTAGTTGTTATGTCCATCCTGACTGTATCCATCCATCTCCTCTTTGGCTGAATTTTCATATGTTAGTAAGGGATCTTGATCCCCCATTTCTTCTTCTCCCCCTTGGGGGAGTGAAGACCCCGTTTACACAACCTAAATCATATACCTGATTCCTGTTTAACTTCTACTTTACCTGTATCTTTGTTCTGTTCAGTTTGAGCCTCTAGCTTATCTAGGCAACTAGAGGGCACTATACTGATTTAGGATACAGTAGGGGAAGCAGGGAATTCGGGGCAGGTACTGCAGTGCAGGCCATTAACACAATGGAAGGTAATGATAGCTACTACCAGAGGGCTTGATTAGTCAACTGGTACACTGTCCTCCTTCCTTGTGGACTTTTCATATATATCACAGTCTGTATGGACTGGGGATATATGGATCCATCCTAGGTTTATGTACAACATTTGTATACTTATGCCGTTTTTTTGGCTACTATTAGTGCTATTTTGGCTATTGTAAATGCTGCTTGTGATGGTCCTATGACTATAACTGTCTTTATAATTGCAGCTAATACTGTTACTCAAAGTGCTACAGTTAAAGTGCTACTATCGGCACTGCTTACAGTAATGTTAGGTAGACATGATTTTTAACACTATACTGGTTTTATCAGTTAAATTACATCACATTATAATCACTAGATGAACTGTCCAGTGTCAGTCATTATATAACATATGTCAAAGGATATCAGATGATTCAGGGAAAGCAGAGTGATGGAGTGTGAATGCGAAAGGAAAGCTGTTAAAAATGGTGAGGAAAAGGTCTAGGTAAGATGTCTGAAAAACTGCAAGTAAcatatggagagagagagagagagagtgcacgAGACAACATTCTTAAGACCAAGAAATCCTTGATGATCAGGATGTCTTTTGTTTTCTCATTTGTCTCTTAACAGCAATTAAGTCATTAGTAATGTCCTGTATATATATCATGACATCATCAAAGACAGCTGTACATAGAGCAATGAAAAACCTCATGTTTACTGATCTGTCTGTTTATGTTTACTGATCCCTAATTGGTTCAGAATGTCATTGAAATCATTTCTGTTGTCAGCGATTGATGAATGAATTTTATGTCAGTTTCATGTCTTTCAATGTGAAACTTTGTCATGGACTTTTCACtttgttttcccttttttgAAATATAAACAATTTTGTCTATTAATTTGCACACTGTGAGACtctctttttaaccttttagaTCTTCAAAGCCCATCTggtttttaaatcttaaaaaaagaaaaagaattaacaCTATGTGAGAACCTCATGTCAAATCAATGCTAAATCCCCCAAGAGGGGAGCACTGAGTTAACCCAGATACTTTCAGTCAATggctttaaaaattattcaaaagaaaaatcaatgcGATAAAAGACTTGAGACATCTTAAAATGAGACAACAAATACTCATGGACAAAGAATGCGACTAGACTGATAGTAGGAGGAATAGACTTGACTAATGAACTGACTAATGTATTGACATTTGGCACATTGTTCAACATCAGAAACTGTTATGTTTAAgaatgttttcagttatttaatgGGAAAGAATGTTAGATAGGAGGATTAATCTTTTGTTTGATTTGTTGACCTAACAGTCCTACCTTTCTTCTACGTCTTAAACTTTTGGTCGGTCTAAGGAGACAATTTCTGTTCTCGATCACTTTATCTTctctaaaaaataatttagcattttacCCAGTCAAAATACTCATAGTCTAAAAAGGATTCAATGATCCAGTgatgagagaaagacaggaagAGACAGGTAGAGCGAATTGTGTAGGAATGTGAATTAGTGCAAAACTGTAACAGTTAAGGTAAAAAGAGCAAGGACACATGAAGAGAacaaaaatgagagagagagagtgggagtaTAAGGCAGGGTAGATGTGGGTGGCAAAGTGAGATATAGAAATGCTCAGAGGAAAAGAAATAGATGCGCTGAGATGGAAAAAAGCTTAATGTCCTGCAGCATCTCATGCTGAGAATGGCTGACCGAGCAATCAGCGCAGAGAAGTATAATGGAGAAGAGAAACTGATATCCTGAGCCTCAGTTAGAATTTAAGATCAATAATGTTTTATCTTAATGGTTTGTTTGAACAGTATTCTAAAATGGATGTAATGATCTTTTCACAAGAGGATTGAAGGTTGCCATGACAAAGTtagtctgtgtttttgttttatttattttctatgtcACATGTTACAGATGTGATGCAAGCAACAGCTATAAGGGTAAGGTCAAACTACAAAGAGGTGCTCTCGAGTGGCCTTGTATTTTTTTCAGGGCTCTCACAGATGACCAAAGCCTAGTTATACCTTTAAACCCAAAgggtatgtgtgtctgtgtgatagGTGTCAAAAATGAATAAGTGTCAACAATTAAGTGCTGTCTTTTCagaaaaatgagaaataaatgaCTATCTGTCCTTTTCAACTTAATTTTGTGTGGGAGTCTCTGTTCATTCTCTGGATCCTATCCAGCACCCAAAGGCACTTGAGTATAAGTCACATGGtattacacacacatctatctatctatctatctatctatctatctatctatctatctatctatctacgatatacacacaaatacaaccagtaaagattatttacaagtagttaaaaaatttatatacactCAGACACAATAAAGGGGAGCTTATGCTGTCAtcaagtctgtctgtctgtctgtctctctcttagtCTGCACTAGCAATCCTAGATAGAGTAGCTAAATTACAAAGCCAAATCTCCCAGCATGTGCCAAGCAAACCGTGCCCCCTCACCAACCCACTCATCATCTGTGAGCCTACTGGCCAGCAGCCACACTAGTCAACAGTAAGACACAATGGGTTGGCTGAAGAAGGAGGAGCATGCTGACGATCGAGGAATATTAATGACGATCACTGGTGACTCACTGGCTAAGTGAATGGATTCAACGAAGAgagcaaaaagagagaaagatgggGGTTGGGGGGTGAAGATGATCTTTTTCAGACAGCGGAAGTTGGAATTTGTCAGAGTAAGCTGCGAGCTGGAATTTCGCCCCCACGTGAAACATACGTACATGAACTGTGATGTTGCTTCCACACAAAACTTTGTGCATATTGCAGTCACTGATCACGCATGCACAAACACGCTTAGAGCCATTTTGCAGCAACCTCTCCCTACACtttttgtgtaagtgtgtacaagatactgtatgtgttttgcatttgtCCTTACACACAGAatcacaggtacacacactgacattaataattaaacatgcaGGCCGATCACAGCAAATTGGTGTTAATTAGTGCTTGCTGTGTTAAACCATTAGCATAAATTTTCTCATACTTTATCATATTTTATCTGCCATGAAGAtcgaatctctctctctctttctctctctctctctct
Protein-coding regions in this window:
- the rtn4rl2a gene encoding reticulon-4 receptor-like 2a translates to METSVFTRSRRSSMAHDFKSGLSLWLVVWLVVVKPAPVQSCPHLCVCYPSPMTVSCQAQNFTVVPTGVPYESQRVFLQNNRITELRVGSFGFGTQVLWLFSNNITWIEAGAFGEMRDLEELDLGDNPHLHRLEGGAFRGLEKLQSLHMHRCRLAALPHNIFHKLYSLQYLYLQENQLHFLQDDLFADLINLSQLFLHGNRIRTLSENVFRGLVNLDRLLLHDNRIRQVNRRAFRDLGRLTMLFLFNNSLVELPGQTMRDVESIQFLRLNNNPWACGCEARPLWDFFRSNRVSSSELLCSTPTSRRGQDLRFLREMDFALCPLPDPGSLAGTTTTTFSTKTRWWFSKHKPISSTKGIFEKNTETLKAHPFSAGKPSITSTSTKYELGEEEALLPKLDKEEYWANYGNEDAGITSLRCFEVECPDFDTLPPFASSSSSLPSTLLLVVMSILTVSIHLLFG